One Nocardioidaceae bacterium SCSIO 66511 genomic window carries:
- a CDS encoding DUF2249 domain-containing protein, translated as MPPDTASDSAVQELDVRGMRKLDKHPAIFKTYSELPVGAAFVLVNDHDPKHLHDEFEADHASSYDWEYLNREMRDWRIKITKLAGTPLPRVLVNTATLAAEAAPDVTGAGWKLDARERDLDSNVIILPPGETIDAHAGPDLDVLIHVLAGGGQLETELTTIDLEPGALLWMPRRSQRKFTAGVDGLSYLTVHQRRQALVLDTTQLTSR; from the coding sequence ATGCCACCGGACACTGCGAGCGATTCCGCCGTTCAAGAGTTGGACGTACGTGGGATGCGCAAGCTCGATAAGCATCCGGCGATCTTCAAGACCTATTCGGAGCTGCCCGTCGGCGCGGCGTTCGTACTGGTCAACGACCATGACCCGAAGCATCTGCACGACGAGTTCGAGGCCGACCACGCCAGCAGCTACGACTGGGAGTACCTCAACCGTGAAATGCGCGATTGGCGCATCAAGATCACCAAGCTGGCCGGCACTCCGCTGCCGCGGGTGCTCGTGAACACCGCGACGCTTGCCGCAGAAGCCGCCCCCGACGTCACCGGTGCTGGCTGGAAGCTCGATGCAAGAGAGCGCGATCTCGACTCCAACGTCATCATCCTGCCGCCGGGCGAAACGATCGACGCCCACGCCGGGCCCGATCTCGATGTGCTCATCCATGTCCTGGCCGGCGGTGGTCAGCTCGAAACCGAGTTGACCACGATCGACCTCGAACCGGGTGCCCTGCTCTGGATGCCGCGGCGCTCGCAACGCAAGTTCACCGCGGGCGTCGACGGGCTCAGCTACCTCACCGTGCACCAGCGGCGCCAGGCACTCGTACTCGACACGACACAACTGACGTCGCGGTAG
- a CDS encoding IS256 family transposase: MIEPVSEEGIDQQQLAEQLLAQAKEQGIDLVGPDGLLNQLTKNVLETALEAEMDDHLGYERHDPVGRNSGNSRNGTRSKTVLTEIGPVEIDVPRDTDASFDPKIVRKRQRRLDGIDEVVLSLTARGLTTGEIAAHFDEVYGAKVSKETISKITDKVVDQMAEWSSRPLDSIYPVIFVDALVIKVRDGQVVNKPFYVVVGVTTNGERDILGIWAGDDGGEGARFWLQVFAELKNRGVTDVLIAVCDGLKGLPEAITTTWEHTIVQQCVIHLIRNSFRYAGRQHRDAIVRGLKPIYTAPSEQAAKDRFDEFAAQWQDKYPAIVQLWRNAWAEFVPFLEYDVEIRKVICTTNAIESINARYRRAVKARGHFPSEAAALKCLYLVTRSLDPTGKGRARWTMRWKAPLNAFAITFPGRLDPTSN, from the coding sequence ATGATCGAGCCCGTGAGCGAAGAGGGCATTGATCAGCAGCAGTTGGCCGAGCAGCTTCTGGCGCAGGCCAAGGAACAGGGCATCGATCTGGTTGGCCCGGACGGGCTGCTCAACCAGTTGACGAAGAATGTGCTGGAGACGGCGCTCGAGGCCGAGATGGATGACCATCTCGGCTATGAACGCCATGACCCGGTGGGCCGCAACAGCGGCAACTCCCGCAACGGGACCAGGTCGAAGACAGTGCTGACGGAGATCGGCCCGGTCGAGATCGACGTTCCCCGCGACACTGACGCGTCGTTCGACCCGAAGATCGTGCGTAAGCGGCAACGGCGGTTGGACGGGATCGACGAGGTCGTGCTGTCGTTGACCGCCCGCGGGCTGACCACCGGTGAGATCGCGGCGCACTTCGACGAGGTCTATGGGGCCAAGGTCTCCAAGGAGACGATCTCGAAGATCACCGACAAGGTCGTCGATCAGATGGCCGAGTGGTCATCGCGGCCGCTCGATTCGATCTACCCGGTGATCTTCGTCGACGCCCTGGTGATCAAGGTCCGTGATGGGCAGGTGGTGAACAAGCCGTTCTATGTCGTCGTCGGTGTGACCACCAACGGTGAACGCGACATCCTTGGCATTTGGGCCGGCGACGATGGTGGCGAAGGTGCACGGTTCTGGCTGCAGGTCTTCGCCGAGCTCAAGAACCGCGGCGTGACCGATGTGCTGATCGCGGTCTGCGACGGGCTCAAGGGCCTGCCAGAAGCGATCACCACGACCTGGGAACACACGATCGTGCAGCAGTGCGTGATCCACCTGATTCGCAACTCGTTCCGCTACGCCGGGCGCCAGCACCGGGATGCGATCGTGCGAGGTCTCAAGCCGATCTATACCGCACCGTCGGAGCAGGCGGCCAAGGACCGGTTCGACGAGTTCGCGGCACAGTGGCAGGACAAGTATCCGGCGATCGTGCAGCTATGGCGCAACGCCTGGGCCGAGTTCGTACCGTTCCTCGAGTACGACGTCGAGATACGCAAGGTCATCTGCACGACGAACGCGATCGAGTCGATCAACGCCCGCTACCGCCGCGCGGTCAAGGCCCGCGGCCACTTTCCCTCCGAAGCCGCGGCGCTCAAATGCCTGTACCTCGTCACCCGATCCCTTGACCCCACCGGGAAGGGCCGAGCACGATGGACGATGCGCTGGAAAGCGCCGCTGAACGCGTTCGCGATCACGTTCCCCGGACGCCTGGACCCGACCAGCAACTAA